The following are encoded together in the Triticum dicoccoides isolate Atlit2015 ecotype Zavitan chromosome 6B, WEW_v2.0, whole genome shotgun sequence genome:
- the LOC119324216 gene encoding probable small nuclear ribonucleoprotein F isoform X2, producing MATVPVNPKPFLNNLTGKSVIVKLKWGMEYKGYLVSVDSYMNLQLADTEEYIDGQFSGNLGDILIRCNNVMYMRGVPEDTEIEDAV from the exons ATG GCCACTGTACCAGTTAACCCGAAGCCTTTCCTGAACAACCTGACAGGGAAGTCTGTTATTGTCAAACTGAAGTGGGGTATGGAGTACAAAG GGTACCTTGTTTCTGTGGACTCTTACATGAATCTGCAG CTTGCTGATACAGAGGAGTATATTGATGGACAATTCTCTGGAAATCTTGGAGATATACTGATAAG GTGCAACAATGTTATGTATATGCGTGGCGTTCCAGAGGATACCGAGATAGAGGATGCAGTGTGA
- the LOC119324216 gene encoding probable small nuclear ribonucleoprotein F isoform X1, with protein sequence MYPTPLLATKATVPVNPKPFLNNLTGKSVIVKLKWGMEYKGYLVSVDSYMNLQLADTEEYIDGQFSGNLGDILIRCNNVMYMRGVPEDTEIEDAV encoded by the exons ATGTACCCAACACCACTGCTAGCCACTAAA GCCACTGTACCAGTTAACCCGAAGCCTTTCCTGAACAACCTGACAGGGAAGTCTGTTATTGTCAAACTGAAGTGGGGTATGGAGTACAAAG GGTACCTTGTTTCTGTGGACTCTTACATGAATCTGCAG CTTGCTGATACAGAGGAGTATATTGATGGACAATTCTCTGGAAATCTTGGAGATATACTGATAAG GTGCAACAATGTTATGTATATGCGTGGCGTTCCAGAGGATACCGAGATAGAGGATGCAGTGTGA
- the LOC119324216 gene encoding probable small nuclear ribonucleoprotein F isoform X3 → MEYKGYLVSVDSYMNLQLADTEEYIDGQFSGNLGDILIRCNNVMYMRGVPEDTEIEDAV, encoded by the exons ATGGAGTACAAAG GGTACCTTGTTTCTGTGGACTCTTACATGAATCTGCAG CTTGCTGATACAGAGGAGTATATTGATGGACAATTCTCTGGAAATCTTGGAGATATACTGATAAG GTGCAACAATGTTATGTATATGCGTGGCGTTCCAGAGGATACCGAGATAGAGGATGCAGTGTGA
- the LOC119326127 gene encoding fasciclin-like arabinogalactan protein 3, with translation MARPFLLTLAAVLLLLRATPASAEAAGAAAPAPFDIVKILSGFPEFSDFTCMLVDTGVARSINAQKKVTVLAANNTGLPTAALRRLPHPLLGDLLSLHVVLDFLDPEKLDALRLGRTGKGSKVTTLLPGDELKLLRVAGGEKGRITFSYGGPIGTGPQPRNATLLRVVTAQAFNVMVLQVSGLVLPGMMPATTASAFDVTKILSSFPEYSAFSSLLTQTGLARAINEHPIVTILAVNNTALSNELQGLPRLPLPALADLLALHAVLDFLDPERLDALRQGRTGDGSIVTTMLQGTGAGARGRGVGFVRVSGGDTSRITFSSGAPGGGARRNSTLVKVVTSQAFSVLVLQVSDLILPPGIVVAPAPGPQRPRARHMSLPPTPAPAPMQQVPSPGMPEPEPEVPDTTPPPSTVIPIPSVHGGVAAKIPEAAAGRGAVGSWWSGAGAALGIMACLLGRL, from the coding sequence ATGGCTCGTCCCTTCCTGCTCACGCTCGCCGCCGTCCTCCTGCTCCTCCGGGCGACCCCGGCCAGCGCCgaggccgccggcgccgccgcgcccgcgcccTTCGACATCgtcaagatcctgtccggcttcccCGAGTTCAGCGACTTCACCTGCATGCTAGTCGACACGGGAGTGGCCCGCTCcatcaacgcccagaagaaggtcaCCGTGCTCGCCGCCAACAACACCGGCCTCCccaccgccgccctccgccgcctcccgcaccCGCTCCTCGGCGACCTCCTCTCGCTCCACGTCGTCCTCGACTTCCTCGACCCGGAGAAACTCGACGCGCTGCGGCTTGGGCGCACGGGCAAGGGCTCCAAGGTCACCACGCTGCTGCCGGGAGACGAGTTGAAGCTCCTCCGCGTCGCTGGCGGCGAGAAGGGCCGCATCACCTTCTCCTACGGCGGGCCCATCGGAACCGGGCCGCAGCCGCGGAATGCCACGCTCCTCAGGGTCGTCACCGCGCAGGCGTTCAACGTCATGGTGCTCCAGGTGAGCGGCCTCGTCCTCCCGGGGATGATGCCCGCCACGACCGCCTCCGCATTCGACGTAACCAAGATCCTCTCCTCCTTCCCGGAGTACAGCGCCTTCAGCTCCCTACTCACCCAGACCGGGCTTGCGCGCGCCATCAACgagcaccccattgtcaccatcctCGCCGTCAACAACACCGCCCTCTCCAACGAGCTCCAAGGCCTGCCGCGCCTCCCTCTGCCGGCGCTCGCCGACCTGCTCGCGCTCCATGCAGTCCTCGACTTCCTCGACCCGGAGAGGCTCGACGCGCTGCGCCAGGGCCGAACGGGCGACGGATCGATCGTCACGACGATGCTCCAGGGGACCGGAGCCGGCGCTCGGGGCCGCGGCGTCGGGTTCGTCCGCGTGTCAGGAGGCGACACCAGCCGCATCACGTTCTCCTCTGGCGCGCCAGGCGGGGGCGCGCGACGCAACTCCACGCTCGTCAAGGTCGTCACCTCGCAGGCGTTCAGCGTGCTGGTGCTCCAGGTGAGCGACCTCATCCTCCCGCCTGGCATCGTCGTCGCGCCCGCACCCGGACCGCAGAGACCAAGGGCTAGGCACATGTCGCTACCTCCCACCCCGGCGCCAGCGCCGATGCAGCAGGTCCCGTCCCCGGGCATGCCGGAGCCTGAACCGGAAGTGCCGGACACCACGCCGCCACCATCTACGGTCATCCCGATACCAAGTGTGCACGGCGGCGTGGCGGCCAAGATACCAGAAGCCGCTGCCGGACGCGGAGCGGTGGGGAGCTGGTGGAGCGGTGCCGGTGCGGCGTTGGGGATCATGGCCTGCCTGCTTGGGCGTTTGTAA